The nucleotide sequence CCGGCCTCATGGTGGGAGAACTCGACGGAGATGCCGACCTCCTCGAGCATGAGCACGACGTCCCTGCGGAAGTTCTGCACCACGCCGCCCGGGGTGTGATCGAAGTAGCCCTCGCTGTCCACCGGCGTGGGCTCACCCGTGGCAGGATCCAGGCGCGAGGACTCCAGGAGGTAGAACTCGATCTCCGGGGAGGTGTAGCAGGTGACACCCTGCTCGGTGGCCTTGGCCAGCACGCGCTTGAGCACGCCGCGGGGATCCGCCATGGACGGCTCGCCGTCCGGGGTGAGGATGTCGCAGAACATGCGGGCCGTGGGCTGATCCTTACCGCGCCACGGCAGGATCTGGAAGGTCGAGGGATCCGGCTGCAGGAGCATGTCCGACTCCGTGACCCGCGAGAAGCCCTCGATTGAGGAGCCGTCGAAGCCCAGCCCCTCCTCGAAGGCCGACTCGACCTCCGCCGGGGCGAGCGCGACGGACTTGAGCGTGCCCGTCACGTCCGTGAACCACATGCGCACGAAGCGGACGTCGCGGTCCTCGATGGTGCGCAGCACGAACTCCTGCTGACGGTCCATGGGGTCTCCTTAGGCTCGAGAGCTCGCCCGCGAAGGCGAGGGGCCGTCGCCGATGACGACCCGATGCGGTGCCGGATCACAGCCTATCGGCCGGCTCGGACGGCGATGGGGGCGCGCCGTGTCCTGCGCGTACCCTGAGTCGCATGACTGATGCAGCTTCCTCGGATCACGCCGCAGATCGCCCGGACACCGCGCCCTACCCCAACAGCGCTTCCGTTCCCGCGGGCGCCGCCGAGCGCAGCGCACCGGGGCTGCGCAGCGTGGGCCGGGTGCGCACCCGGCACCTGCAGGAGGCCAAGGAGACCGGTGAGCGCTTCACGATGCTCACGGCCTACGACGCCATGGTCGCCGAGATCTTCGACTCCGCGGGCATCGACACCCTCCTGGTCGGCGACTCGGCCGGGAGCACGGTCTTCGGGGAGTCCTCGACCCTGCCGGTGACACCCGAGCAGATGATCATGCTCTCGGCTGCGGTCTCCCGCTCCGCCCGTCGTGCCCTGGTGATCGCCGACCTGCCCTTCGGCTCCTACGAGGAGTCCCCGCAGCAGGCCGTGCGCTCGGCGGTGCGGCTGCTCAAGGAGGGAGGGGTCCACGCGGTGAAGATCGAGGCGGACGTCGCGCTGGCCGAGCACGTCCGCGCCGTGGTGCGCGCGGGGATCCCCGTGATGGGCCATGTGGGCTTCACCCCGCAGTCCGAGCACGCCCTGGGCGGCTACCGCGTCCAGGGCCGCGGCGAGGCGGCCCGACGGGTCCTCGACGACGCTCTGGCCCTCCAGGAGGCCGGGGCGTTCTCCGTGCTGCTCGAGATGGTCCCGGCGCAGACCGCGCAGGAGATCGACGCCGCTCTGGACGTGCCGACCGTGGGCATCGGCGCAGGGGCTGCGACCACCGGGCAGGTGCTCGTGTGGCAGGACCTGCTGGGTCTCAACGGCGGACGCGTCCCGCGGTTCGTGCGTCAGTACGCCGCTCTGCGCTCCACGATCACCGACGCCGTGACCCGCTATGCCGACGACGTCCGCGACGGCTCCTTCCCCGGCCCCGAGCACACCTTCTGAAGCTGCCCCTGAGCAGGTCCGAGCCGGCCAGGCACGTGGCCTGAGAGCTCAGCTGCGAGGCACGGGACGACGAGGGCCCCGACGGCAGCGCTGCCGTCGGGGCCCGTCCACGTCCTCGGAGCAGACGAAGCCCGCTCAGTCGTCGCGGAACTCGCGCTCCTTCTCGTCCCAGGCCTTGGACTTGGCCGCCGCGGTCTCCAGCGCCTTGCGCGCCTCGGCCTCCGAGGCGTACGGGCCCAGCAGCTGGCTGTAGTCCGACTGCTGGCCCTGCTCGATCTGACCGCTGCTGAGGTTGTACCAGTACTCCATGAGGCGACCCGCCTTCCCGGTGTCGTCGTGCGGCCGCATGGCTCCAGGGCCCTGCGGCCGGCTCGCTGCGCGAGCGCTTCCGCTGCCCAGTATCCCCCACCGTGATCCGCACGGCCTGCTCCGTCCGCGGCACGCCGCCCCTTTGCCCGGTCGACCGGTCCCGCAACGGCGTCGGCCCGGAGAACTAGGCTGGGAGGAAGACCACCCGACGCAGCGCCGTCGAGAACCCCTGACCAGAAGGAGCGCCGATCCCCGTGTCCAGCCCGTCCCACAACCTCCCCGCCGAGCCCGGCGCCGCGCCGCTCGGGCGCCTGCGCCCCGGAGCCATCGGGAAGTCGCGCCAGGTGCCCGGCGGCATCGTCCGACCCGAGTACGTGGGCAAGCAGGATCCCGACGAGGGCAAGTGCTCGAACATCTACACCCCGGAGGAGATCGAGCTGGTGCGGGCCGCCGGCACGATCGCCGCCGACGCCCTGCAGGAGGCCGGGAAGGCCTGCGTGCCGGGCACGACCACCGATGAGCTGGACCGGATCGCCCACGAGTACATGTGCGATCACGGGGCGTATCCGTCCTGCCTGGGCTACCGCGGCTTCCGCAAGTCGATCTGCACCTCGCTCAACGAGGTCATCTGCCACGGCATCCCGGATTCCACCGTGCTCGAGGACGGCGACATCATCAACCTCGACGTCACGGCCTACAAGGACGGGATGCACGGCGACACGAACGCCATGTTCCTGGTGGGCGAGGTCGACGAGCAGTCCCGCCTGCTCGTGGAGCGGACACGGGAGTCGCTGAACCGCGCCATG is from Kocuria palustris and encodes:
- the panB gene encoding 3-methyl-2-oxobutanoate hydroxymethyltransferase, which codes for MTDAASSDHAADRPDTAPYPNSASVPAGAAERSAPGLRSVGRVRTRHLQEAKETGERFTMLTAYDAMVAEIFDSAGIDTLLVGDSAGSTVFGESSTLPVTPEQMIMLSAAVSRSARRALVIADLPFGSYEESPQQAVRSAVRLLKEGGVHAVKIEADVALAEHVRAVVRAGIPVMGHVGFTPQSEHALGGYRVQGRGEAARRVLDDALALQEAGAFSVLLEMVPAQTAQEIDAALDVPTVGIGAGAATTGQVLVWQDLLGLNGGRVPRFVRQYAALRSTITDAVTRYADDVRDGSFPGPEHTF
- the map gene encoding type I methionyl aminopeptidase, which produces MSSPSHNLPAEPGAAPLGRLRPGAIGKSRQVPGGIVRPEYVGKQDPDEGKCSNIYTPEEIELVRAAGTIAADALQEAGKACVPGTTTDELDRIAHEYMCDHGAYPSCLGYRGFRKSICTSLNEVICHGIPDSTVLEDGDIINLDVTAYKDGMHGDTNAMFLVGEVDEQSRLLVERTRESLNRAMKAVRPGREINVIGRVIEKYAQRFGYGVVRDFTGHGVGHEFHTGLIIPHYDAAPSYATEIVPGMIFTIEPMLTLGSIQWEQWDDDWTITTADRRRTAQFEHTMVVTEDGVDVLTLPTAA